From the genome of Labrus mixtus chromosome 17, fLabMix1.1, whole genome shotgun sequence:
ATCTGGAACTAACAACTCAGCCCACTGCAGTAGCTCAGATTTGTATCTGTGTTTGGTAGCATTTCCGATTCATTCATCTACAGCCGGAGCCTGGGGAGGGGGGCAATGCTATTAGCTTCcaactggaaaaacaaacacacataaacagtcACATTGATGATACAGaatagaacacacacacacacacacacacacacacacacacacacacacacacacacacacacacacacacgatgtgtTGAAACTGTAGTTATCGTAGGTGGGCTTGTTATGTAACAGCACTGCAGTCATTACTTTAAAGAGCCAGGTGGCACAGAGAGGAGCTAGGCAGCTATCAACGCTGACAGGGAAATAATCTCCAGGTAGACTGACagatggaggagcagagagaagcaggtaggaagaaaagaaaaacagaccgGAAGATAAGTGGACTGatacagcaaacacacaaacaaacaaacaaacaatcagaaaGATGCCTAATTTATTCCTCCAGAGGGAAACTCACTCATTTCAGCAGCAGTTAAGACTAATATCTAGCATTCACAAATATAGAACCAGTGAATCTTCTACAACTACTACTTAAGGAGACATGAACCTCAAACTAAAAAGTTTCATTTATTAAATTCAGTAGGTATTTTTGTAATTATTCATCTTTGGTGCAGATAATGATTAAATGCAGCAAAGTGATGTAAATGGGATAAAACCAGAGAAAGATTCCGTCACCATGTCCAATCATCAATGTCATTATGTTGTAGATCATTCTTATAAATAAGAATAAGCATTTAgatcactttgtgtttttttttcttcaaaatgtatttcttaaagGTTTCATTGTGGAAGTTTCAGCAAATTATAGTTTCCTCCAtgatcatctctttttttttttttatgcgttttttgatacattttataTCATATTATTTTCTCAAGAAAAAATACATCATGACTCATTCTTAACCCCATCCCGCAGAtcaggaagcacacacacacacacacacacacacacacacacacacacacacacacacacacacacacacacacacacacacacacacacacacacacacacacacacacacacacactcacacacaaagcgCATAGGGAATCCCCATTGGTAAAAAAATGGGTATGAGGTACccagttaccatggcaacagctacCTTTCTATcaatttcattacattttttaaatgacatccaTCAGTAGGTTAACATTGTTTTGGGTCAAAGCAGATCATCATCTTTAATCGCTTAAAGAgtcatttatacattttctttgtaaataCACCATATAAATAAAATCCAGAACATCTTTTGTCCTTTTTGCTTCGTAGGGGAAATTGTACAACATGTTATCTTTAGTTAATTTATGGTTGACCGAATCTATTCcctaaaagagagaagaaaaaaaaaaatctattttcattCCTTGCAGAAAAATCTATCCTACATCTTAACTATACCAAGacactgaaatgtatttataaatactgtcaaggtcttttttttgaccttgaaaatgtgttttctctctcttcaccaaATCTCACGTGATTATCATGATCATGATCAAGgtagccacaaaaaaaaaagattaaaaaggaaataatcctGACTGTGAAATTGCCTTAACTGATGTGGCTGTGTGCTTTATGTGCATCTGTTGATTTGATTAATCTCCATTGAAAGGGTTTATTTTAATGAGGAATTATTTTTAACCGCttgaataaaaagagaacatgttATTTTAGAGgattcacactttttttgttcAGACACGTGTGAAGGATAGGATCTTCTCTGACTCATTTTCGGTATCCCATCCCTTTACCTCAGGGCTTTTTTCTCCCccaccctgcacacacacacacacacacacacaagtacacacacacacacacacacacacacacacagggaatcCCTATTGGTAAAGACAGTGTCAGGTGACTGGTTTCCATAGCAGCAGCTtccaacatacatacattcatttttttccctctatcTGCTGTGTCGTCTGAATGATCAAGCATGAATGAGAATAAACACGTGAATGGAGGAAGTGCATGAATAGAAAAGCGGTTGATGGAAAGAGTGAATTAGGTGAGAGTCAGATCAGGTTTCTCTATCAGTAGGCTACATGAAgctagagagcgagagacactAAGGAAGGCATTCTTCAACTGTTTCTTTGTGCATCTTGATTTTGCTTCAAAATCCAGATTGTTGTctgttattctttatttatttttatttattatttatttatttatcaggcATTGTACGATTATACCACAGCCGCCGACCACACTCCAAACCAGAAGCTTTGACCAACAATGACACAATTTTGTATtcaaaaccaaacagaaaaaaatatattccactcttcttctacttcttcaaataagagagagaaaccaaATCACATGAGTTGAGGTTTCTGCAATGATTTTGACTTGCTGTGTCtcaaaactgatttaaaaacaaaaaccatgcAAACTGAAACCAATGATaaatcaacctttttgaaacccaCGATTTAATTTTTGTTAGCATAGCGCTAGAAAGTCTATGTTTTATCTTTGAAGACTATAGTGGCATAtttctttttggatttttttccacCTTTATTTATGACATTAGCTTAAGAGATGCAGAAAATGTGGGGAAGGAAAATTTTGGGTAAACATGCATTAAAGGCCAGAGGTCCAGAGTTAAACCTGCAGCTGATGAGTCGAGcactgtagcctctgtatatgggggggggggggggggtgtctttaACTGAGACACTCAGTTAAACCAGCACTAAAAGACGAAGAAATCAAAGATTCTCACCGTCCACTCCATCTCTCTGGAAGGAAGCTGTCTGGCTCATGGAAGACGTCAGGGTCTCGGTGGACAGAGTGGCTGACATAGACGACCCCGTGATTCTTTGGGACCAGAAACCCTGCGAGGGTGGCATCCTACACACAGAAAGTGAAGGACATGGCACATTAGGAGCTTATTTTATATCACGTGACATATACGTACCTTTACCTGTACAGTACCGTCGAAAGTGCTAACCATGATCATTTTTGTGACGGCATTCTTCACTTTTCCTGAAACTCTCCAACCACTCTGCGCTTTCCATTTATTGATTGCTATCCGACATATATGATTGGGGGCTGAACGACACCAGTATGAAATATCAGTGACCCTGCATGGTTTAAGTTAAAACATCTTGTAGTTTCTTCTTACTAAATTAACATCAACGCTTGGGAAAACAGGCTGTAGCAGTGTCACCAAGACTATTTCTTCACCCTGTGGAATGAATGCAGCTTTCACCGGGGTCTTAGTTGTTACCTCTGATTTTCAAACGTCATTCAAATGGCAAGTCCTGCTTTGAATATACAAGCAGTTTCATCATAGACAGCCATGATATAAAACGAGATGGTAAGACAGCATTGATGCAAATTCAACAACATGCTATTAGCTCCCCTTTGAGCCAAAGGGAATGAGTGACCTCTTTAACCCAAATGTTTGCCTCAAAGTAAAATTGCATTTCCATTCCCAACCAAATTTCCGGAGCTGGTATTAAGCTCTGTTGAAAGGAGCCACCTTGGGGCAAAAAAAGACCACATTCTTGATTGTTGCCCTTTAAATTCATCTTTTCACCCCGTCCATTAGTAGCTGCACTAATGGACTGCAACAGAACATGATCactgtttctctttcctcttcccccttagtcatttttctctctctgctggagtggaaaatcttttacaaatctcctctttctttctcgctCTGTTCTCACAGACAGATGCCCTCGCTGagttcactctctctcactcttgcGCTCCACCTctccacacaaaaacacactcaaacgGTTCCATATCTTAGTTCCACCTGGATGGAGCTTCGCCTTTTTTTCCACCTGATTGTGAATACTAATACCGTCTATCTTTATTATGCACCGCCCTGCACACACGAACATCTCATTAACTTGTTTCTCTACAGATCCAGGACTTCCCCTTGGCTCTTCTTTTtattagctgtttttttatggtCTTACAAAAGATTTGCAAGTGGGAAGAGCAACTTTCACTCTTCTTGGCTGTGTTCTTGCTTATTTATTCAATTTCAAAACATTAGGACTATATCAGGGTTGGAGTCATTTTCAATGATGTGCCTGTTTGAATCTCAGTTCTGGGCTTCATATTGCTTGTTATCTCATTTTGGCCATGCTGTTTGTATGGAACATGTACATCCCTGTTTACACCATCATTACACAAAACCAGGTTTCTGATCATCTGTTGTAGATGTGTCTTTATATCTCACAACCTCAGTCAATGTGTTCTATGCCAAAATAGAAACCTGCATaggtgtttacatgcacagtatCCTGATTTCTATTTGACTACTCTGAGGAGAATGTTCACACTGCTGGTTATGCTGCTCGGGAACAACTCAGGGTTCAGTATGTTGCCCATTGAGCCACGGCCTCCCACAGATTTCTGAAAACAGTGTACAGTGTCCTGATGGGGAAGtaaatttgtatttaatgttaaGATACATTGTAACATCTGTCtttaaaatactattttataagACTTCAGAGTAcatctgtgttgttctgtttgttttaatattgtCACAGTCAGAATGCGTCATTGACATTTCAAAGTGGCCAATACATCACTTATTAACTTTAAGCAGTCTGCAAAGAAGCTGCCTTGTACGTAAGCTTCAGGACTTTTAAGTACAAATGATCAGatcaaatcctttttttctgtcattgtatCCTACTTTGTATTTATGCCTTCAAAAGAAATACACGGCACCTTATCAGAGAGTTCTTCTCTAAAATTGTCTAAAACCCACATCTCACCAACCCGTGTCCCACTGAGGCCAGCACTCAGTGTGAACTGTTGCACTTCCTAGAAGTGACAAATGACTTTCCACTCGGCCTCAGTGTCACCAGCACACATCACTCCCCACACTGACTGACCCGTCCCCCCCGCCCGTCCCCTTCACTCACATCCTTCCGGAGGGGAAGCGGAGCCAATCAATCACAGAGATGGATCAATGCCTCTGATTGGGCTGTTGCATAAGGCTGTTTGATGAGGCCTCAATGGTCAACGACAGTCGGTGAGCGGGACGAGGCGGAGCAACTGTAAGCTAGCAGCCAATCCAGAGACGGTGCATCGAGAAAAGAGGGATTTCTATTGGCTGACTGTGCTGATGTCAAAGCAGAAAGCAAtaatttttaatgaatgaaaatcaaTGTTATAACAAATACAGTCGGCTTACCGAACAGAAGATGCTGTAATGGATACAGACAGAGGTCATAGTCACACAAAACTTCATAGATAACACGTCACTACTAGTTAACAAAGTAGGCCAAAATGATGGCTGCATGGGACAGTTTGaaaaggtcaaaatgctccagcaacaccagtatgaagatcaactttattaacaaattaggcCGAtgcgtttcggcttgtggcattcatcagggtcatcaacaTGGAACAGTTTACAGTTAACACAGGTTTACTGTCATTGTAATAGTGTAATGACGATTGACAGCTCAtgttgacattaaaaaacacatgctGCTCCAATAATGACAGTCAGAGCTCTGTGAAAGCTGGCACGCAATGTAGCAATCAATGTGATGGTGCTATAAAgtcactgcagttttttgtgcCTCACTTATGATCACACTGATAAATGTATTCAATCCTAAAGGTCTCTGAAGAAAAGAGCTTGTTTCAGCCACCTGTCACCAGCAGCTGAAAACTTTAGACAAACTGACAAGTCTCAAGGTGACCTTCAACGAAGGCTCGACATTTTCAGATTGACTACACTGGGATTTAGTGCAGGGTTTATATTGTATTCAGTATGGTGCTCGTGTTTCTTGTCCAACACACAGGATTCTTTGTACTAACTAGGCAACGGGcacaacaaaacatgacatcagGAGCGGAAGATACTTTCTGTTAAAGTAATATGTCGCCATCTAGAGGACAGAAGTGCAACACAACAGACAATAAAATACAGGCGTGTCATTTTCTGAAGGCAAcaggaatataaaaaatacattcaaggACAATAATAACTATCACAAATCTTTACAAGGGGACAGAAAATGTGAGAAATGCCAAACAGAGGATGTTACCAAAAGGTTTCCAAAGAGGAAATTAACTATCCCTAAAATGAACAATTTAGTTGCAAGCCTGTGTTCATTAAAAAACTGTATTAaacatttaagtaaaaaataTGCATACAGATAGCAAGTAGCTAATTCCACTTTtgcacagattgtttttttatattctgatCAACGGTTACTACCATGTGCTTAAAATGGTTAGCATACCGGCTTAAATTAAACTCCTCAAAGTGACACTCAATCTCTCAAATTCTGAGCACAGGATGAGAAATGTTGGACACCACTAATGATGACAGGAAAAATCCATATGATGCAGAGAAGTCGTCAGGTGAACAGTCTTACCTGAGCAGCCAGTCTGCGTCCACCAATGAAAGGAGGCCAAAGTCTCTGAACCTCCAGCAGCACTCTGTGCAGGAAATCAGGCTCTTCCAGGGCTTGCTGGCGCATCTTCACATGAACATTGGGAAATACAGTTGTATATTTCAAATGAAGTAGAACATGCTTTGCAAAGAAACTCATCACACGTATTTGTTTCTACAGAGGCCTAATTGTACTCAGTAAAAAAATACTCATATTAGCTTTCTTTTAACATCAAGTACTGGATTACCAGCTTCAAGCTAAGGTTTATGCATTGGTGTAAGAGTGCAGTGAGTACCAGCAGCTGAAAAATGTAGATAAACTGACAAGTCTCAAGGTGACCTTCAACCAAGGCTGGACATTTGAAGATAATCAATGTGGTAGTGATTGTCTGGTTGGTATGTTTAAACTAAGTCTATGTACTATTTAATCAATTCATTCAAGAGCCAATTTAAGATCACACACAATTATCAATCtatctgattttattttctgcaccTTGAAGAAATGTGTTTAGATTGTTCTACCTGTTCGTTTCCACTGAGTGCCAGTGTAAAGGATGTGAGCAGCGAGGCCAGAGCTTTGGGGATCAGAGCTGAGATGAACAGCAGGAGATGCTGGGAGGCGGAGCTGGAGTCAGGCAGCGGCAAAGAAGCAAGAGAGCCCACAAAACTGTAGAGAAGTGCGCAAGGCAGAGAGGAGACATCACGGCTCAGATTAAGATGTCGCTTTCAACAGCTCACGACATATCCATAGACTCATCATAATAAACCAATAATCCCATAACCAGAGATCACCAGCCTCTACTGACCTCTGATTTATGGCACGCAGGAAAGTGCTGCATGCATACGATCACTTAAAGAGCGTGATCCAGCCCAGTTGTCAGATTGTAATGTCGCTTTTatcaagtttaaaaataaaggcatttcAAAACCTCTGAACTCACCCAGAGGTTTATTAGAAGAGAAAGTATCCGTCATCTAGTCAATGTGCCAAATGTCTATTAAGCGATTTTCAATTTGTGTATCAAAAAAGAGCTGAATGCTCAAATGGCAGAGCTTGACAGTGCTTATGTGGACAGGTCaaatttgaaaaagacaaaatgagttATTGGCGAGCagcctttgtgttttctttaatcaTCAAGACAAATGGTTTATGCCATGATCCTGACTATTGAAGATCCCTACACTAAAAAATAAAGGTAGTTTATGGAGACACATTTGCAATTTTGAAATACTTCCAGAACCTCACGAACACGTTGTGTGATAACTTCTAAACTTATATGACTAAACTTCTAGGCATCATGGtgttatatattataatatgtTAAGTTCTAATCATTAATTTGTACCTTCTGAATATATTGTACTTTTGGAGTGGTTTCTACATCATCAAGAAAGTTGTTTCCCTTAATGAGTGTTAGATTCTACATGTGGCCTGAAAGTCAACTTGAGCcaggatgtgtgtatgtgttagtgtgtgtgcaaagccttacccatgtttgtcattttccaGTTTGTCTTTGATGATGTCCATCAGTTTGTCTCTAGCATCAAGAGCGGTGGAGAAACCTGACGACCACAGAGGAACCTTCACGTTCACCGGAGCAGAGATCAGCCCtgcaggtggagagaggaggaggaggaggaggaggcgttcACCGAACATGCAAAGAAGgaacaacacaaaaagaaaatagcttTCGAACTCCAGTAAAATGGGGAAGCGGGAGATTTTGCAATGCGGTTCGACTTCCTCAATGCgcctcaaagagagagaaagattcCTTCAATTCATTGACATGAACCcctttttaaagcattttatttttttacttacaATCACAGACAGTTGGCAGCTAAGGAAGTTCAGAAGTCAGTAGAAATGATCATGATTTGTGTCTCCTTACCATGCCAGTGTTGGGTGCAGAGTTGCGCGATTTCCTGGTAGACTTCAGGCTGCTCTTCTGCTCGAACGTTCAAGAAAAGGCCCAACGCCAACTCTGTCCCCAGACGCTTAAAGGCAGAGTACGCACACACTGGCTCGccactacacacatacacacacacacacacacacataatgaaatCCGTAAACAATTGCATAATTACATTTGAATATATAATTCATATTAAACTATATATAACTGTGGGTACAAAGGAGCTGAAAActtgaaacacacatttttactaAAAGCGGAAATcgaatccaaaaataaaaagcattaaaaaaaagtagcctTGATGGAGATGGTCATCATTTCTCCTGCATTGTTGCCTCTTTACAAATCTgttttgtggctgctgtgtgagttttttctttttgtatacacacacatttagatgAACCCTactctccatcttttttttttttttgtccctgctGTAAGAgtttattaaaatgtctttCATGTTCAAGTTTCATAGCCTGCACTGCAGAATAcctatacaaaaaaaacatttgcttaaaaaatacactttgagTGCTTTATATGAATTGTTACCTGTTAGAAAGATCCTTCAGACAGCGGTCACTTacactgcagagagaaagaggaaggagaaacacaaaaaaacgcACACGTACTGTAAGTCCTGAAcaagatgacattttaaaaaaaacgatgcAGTCAGAGCATTTTGTAATACTAACATTAGGGTCGATATCTTTCTTATAtagatctgtagagatagatagatagttttAGATATACACGTTTTTTGCGTTGATCCCTTAAATGCATTTATCAagcttgtggaaaagatatacactttaacaaagacaaaatggtCCCTCAGCTGGAAAGTATCTGCGCATGCAGGTGCGTCACCGCTTGACAACCTGGACGGTGATAATGCTCGTAATAATCGATGTAGAACACTATGCTGGTGACAGCCAAGAAAGACTGCTAggattaaatgctatttgactggtgaataaatctagtaatattggcacatatctgcgataaaattagccaataCCAATAGTCACTGGATTTGCTTATAATGGCCGATATTActggctggccgattaatcggtcgggctctaattaACATTTACAACATTCATTTGATGTTCAATTAtttggacagacagacaggttatcAGTTTTTGCTAAAATAATATTCAATATATCAGACGTACATTTTGCTTTGTCATGACCAAAGATCCCTCCAGAGATGCTGTTTTCAattggatttattttctgttacaaAGTATCAATTAATGAATAAActctttacatttcaaaaactttacatttgtgTCACCATCATGATCATCAAGCGGGACCAAAACACACAGCTAGAGAAAGATAAGACACAGCTCGTGTGACTCTCCAGGTTACAAATACACAACGATGATTTTAATAACATTCGTTTACCTACCTATCGATGTAATCAGTGGAGGAGTCCAAACAGCTCCCAGTGAACAGGCTTGTGAGAGACAGACGGAGTAGACATGCCTCCTCCCCTAAAACAAACAGCTTACTCAGACTATTCATTGTTCATACTCGTGGAATCATAGTTAA
Proteins encoded in this window:
- the LOC132992587 gene encoding putative cytochrome P450 120 isoform X1, yielding MSKLPGNAGVSVLGDKSLEFYRDPVSFCRQRIEKHHSRVFQCRLLNRPTAFICSVQGMRELLCEKSNLFLKDPTDLMTNMYGDTIVTTNGEEACLLRLSLTSLFTGSCLDSSTDYIDSVSDRCLKDLSNSGEPVCAYSAFKRLGTELALGLFLNVRAEEQPEVYQEIAQLCTQHWHGLISAPVNVKVPLWSSGFSTALDARDKLMDIIKDKLENDKHGFVGSLASLPLPDSSSASQHLLLFISALIPKALASLLTSFTLALSGNEQMRQQALEEPDFLHRVLLEVQRLWPPFIGGRRLAAQDATLAGFLVPKNHGVVYVSHSVHRDPDVFHEPDSFLPERWSGRNAGQEHLLCSFGNGPRGCIGTKLTDVFLKEACMYLLKHYDWCLDPPSQDLEYKWLPVSRPANTPTISFTRLDPTRSDRSKTS
- the LOC132992587 gene encoding putative cytochrome P450 120 isoform X2, whose protein sequence is MTNMYGDTIVTTNGEEACLLRLSLTSLFTGSCLDSSTDYIDSVSDRCLKDLSNSGEPVCAYSAFKRLGTELALGLFLNVRAEEQPEVYQEIAQLCTQHWHGLISAPVNVKVPLWSSGFSTALDARDKLMDIIKDKLENDKHGFVGSLASLPLPDSSSASQHLLLFISALIPKALASLLTSFTLALSGNEQMRQQALEEPDFLHRVLLEVQRLWPPFIGGRRLAAQDATLAGFLVPKNHGVVYVSHSVHRDPDVFHEPDSFLPERWSGRNAGQEHLLCSFGNGPRGCIGTKLTDVFLKEACMYLLKHYDWCLDPPSQDLEYKWLPVSRPANTPTISFTRLDPTRSDRSKTS